AGTTGTCGGACGGTTCGTGGTTCAATCTCCGCCCGTCCAACACCGAGCCGGTACTCCGGCTGAACGTGGAGGCACCCGATGCCGGGGCCATGGCCGCGCTGCGGGACGAGGTGCTGGCGGTGGTGCGAGAGTAGTCGTGCCGTGGTCGTGCCCGCCCCGGACCGCTCCGCCGAGTCCCGTCCGGGGCGCCGTGGTGGCCGGTCGGCGCGGTGCCGTCCGGGCAGTGGTGCGGTGTGATCCCAGGGAGGAAGAGTGAGTGTCGCGATCGATCCCGAGCTGCGGGAGATCCTGGTGTGCCCCTGCCCGCGTAACGCGCCGCTGGAAGACGGTCTACCGGGTGATCCGGACGCCGAGTACCTGACCTGCGCCTCCTGTGGGCGGGGATTCCCCGTGCGGGACGGGATTCCCGTCCTCCTGCTGGAGGAAGCGGTCCCGGGGCCGGAAGTCGATCCCGCCCCCGACGAGTCAGGTGAGGGGTGACGACGGTGCTGGACGACAGCGTCCTGGAGGACCAGCAGCGACTCTTCGAACTGGACACCCGGGGACTCCTCCGCACGGCCGCGCTGGCGGGCGCGCAGGTCCGTTCGGCCGCCTCCTCCGCGGAGGAGGCGGGCCTGGACGATCTCGCCGGGTACAAGCCGCGGGCTCTGGTGCTGTTGTCCACGGCGGGAGCCGGTCCCGCCGCCTGCGGACTGCTCGCCGCCGAGCTCGGGCCCTCCTGCCAGGTGCCCGTGGTGGTCACCGAGGCGATGCCCTCCTGGATCGGACCGCTGGACGTGGTCTTCGCCCACGCCGCCGACGGTGGTGACACCGTGCTGGCCGAGTCGCTGGAGCTGGCCACCAGGCGCGGTGCGACTGTGGTCCTCGCCGCTCCGGACGAGGGGCCGGTGGCCGCCGCGGCCGCCGGGCGGGCGAAGCTGATCTCCCCCCGGATCCCGGTGCCGGAGCCGTTGGGCCTCGCCCACGTCTTCACGGCGGGACTGCGGGTCCTGACGGCGCTGGGGTTGCTGACGGCCGACACCGACGCCCTGGCCGACGCGCTGGACGAGCAGGCGGAGCGCTCCCACCCCGGCCGCGAGATCTCGGAGAACCCGGCCAAGACGCTGGCCCTGCGGCTGGCCGACCGCGTTCCGCTGCTGTGGGGGGTCGACGAGGTCGCCACGGCGGTCGCGCGGCACGGTGCCTTCGTGCTGGGCTGCTACGCGGGGATGCCGTGCGACGTCACGAGCTACCGGCAGGCGGTGAACCGCGAGGCGCTGTACGGCGCCGCCGCCGCGGTGGGTGGTGAGGCGGATCTGTTCGCCGACCCGGAGGAGGCGGGCTCCGGGCTGCGGGTCGTGCTGCTGAGCACGCGCGAGGACGAACGGGGCGGGCTCGCCGAGCGCGCCGCCGTGGCCGGGCTGCCGGGGGCGGACGTGCTCGCCCCCACCGAGTCCCAGGAGGGCGGCGGTGTGCGGAGCTCGCTGTCCCTGGCGGTCGGGTTCGACATGGCGGCGGTCTACATCGGGCTGGCCTCGGACTCGTTGAACGGTCACGGCAGACCGACGCCCGTGGCGCGCTGAGGCCTTCCGCGCTTGGAGCGCCCTGGTGTCCCCGACCGACCCGCACGGAGAGTTCGGTGCTCCTTCCGGCGAAGCGCGGACGGGACACGTTCGTTGTACTCCCGCCGGGCGGTGTCGCCTCCGTCGGGGAAACGCGGTTAGACGAGGAAGCGAGAACGACTGTGGAGTTACTGCGCAACGCGGTGCGCCCGTATGCGTGGGGGTCTCGGACCGCGATCGCGGAGCTGCTCGGCCGTCCCGTGCCCGCCCCGCATCCCGAAGCCGAACTCTGGATGGGTGCCCACCCCGGGGACTCCTCGCGGTTGCTGTGCCAGGACGGGTCGGAGGTCTCGCTGGTGCGTCTGCTGGACGCGGAACCGACCCACCAGCTGGGCAGGGCGTGCACCGACATATGGGGCAACCGCCTGCCGTACCTGATGAAGGTGCTCGCCGCGGACGAGCCGCTGAGCCTGCAGGCCCACCCCTCGGCCGAGCAGGCGGCCGACGGGTTCGCGCGGGAGGAGGCGCTCGACGTGCCGCGCAGCGCCCCCGATCGCAACTACCCGGATCCCACCGCCAAGCCCGAACTGATCTGCGCGTTGACCGAGTTCCACGCGCTCGCCGGTTTCCGCGCGGCCGAGGCCACCGTCCGGCTGCTGCACCAGCTCGACGTGCCGAGTCTGCGGGGCCACGTGCGGTTGCTGGCGGCCCAGCCCGACCGGGACGGGCTGCGTGCGCTGTTCACCACCTGGATCACCCTTCCGGAGGAGAACCTCCGGGCCCTGATACCGGACCTGCTGCGCGCCTGTGCCGAGTACGTGCGTTCGGGCGGTGAGTTCGTCGAGGAGTGCCGCACGGTGCTCGAACTGGGGGAGGCCTATCCCAACGACGCGGGGGTGCTGGCGAGCCTGCTGCTGAACCGCATCGTGCTGCGACCGGGAGAGGCCATCTACCTGTCGCCCGGCAACCTGCACGCCTACCTGCGCGGCACCGGGGTCGAGATACTGGCCAATTCGGACAACATTCTTCGCTGCGGTCTCACCCCCAAGCACGTGGACGTCGCCGAACTGCTGAAGGTGCTCGACTTCGCCAACGGGGAGATGCGGGTGCTCACCGGCGAGCGGCGGGGCACCAACCTGACGGTCTACCGCACCGAGGCCGACGAGTTCGAGCTGTCCAGAGTGGAGTGGCACTCCGGCGACCACGCCGGGGTGCTGCTCGACTCCGCGGGCCCGCAGATCCTGCTGTGCACCGAGGGGTCGGTCCGGCTCTCCCCCACCCCCGGCGGGGTGGGTTCCAACGGCAACGGCGATCACAACGGTCACGCCGGTGGCGCGCGGGAGCTGGAGCTGACCCGGGGGGACTCGGTCTGGCTCGCCGCCTCGGACCCCTGCGTGCTGGCCCAACCGCTGGGCGAGGCCCACGAGCGGGTCCAGCTGTTCCGAGCCGCTCCCGGGGCGGTCTGACCTACTGACCTCGTTCCGGCCGTTCGAGCCGCTCACCCGCCGGAACCGCGTCGACGGATCGGCGGCCTCAAGCGGCTCTCGCCCCCGCCCCGGTGGCCCCGAACCGGGCGGATCCCTCGGCTCGTTAGTAGATTGTGCTCTCAACCACCATCGGAAACGGCCTCGCGACCGCTATCGTGCGGTGCCATCCGTAAGCACGATCCGAGGAGGCAGGGGTGCCAGGAAGCGGAATATGGCGGACCAAAACGGTCGAGCAATCGATCCTGGACACCGATGAACCCGACACCAGACTGCGCAAGAATCTCGGCACCTGGGATCTGATCGTTTTCGGTGTTTCGGTGGTAATCGGTGCCGGGATCTTCACCCTCACCGCGCAGGTGGCCGGTGACACCTCCGGGCCCGCCGTTTCACTCGCCTTCGTGCTCGCCGCGATCGCCTGCGCGCTGGCAGCGCTGTGCTACGCCGAGTTCGCGTCCACGGTGCCGGTGGCCGGGAGCGCCTACACCTACTCCTACGCCACCTTCGGCGAGTTCTTAGCCTGGATCATCGGTTGGGATCTCATCCTGGAGTTCTCCATCGCCGCCTCGGCGGTCGCCAAGAGCTGGTCCTCGTACCTGGAGCAGGTGGCCTCCGGCGTCGGGCTGGCTGTGGACACCAAGCTCCCGCTGGGACCGTTGCAGTTCGACTGGGGAGCCATGCTGCTCGTCGCGGTGCTGATCGCGGTTCTGATCACCGGCACCAAGCTCTCCGCGCGGGTCAGCATGGTGATCACGAGCATCAAGGTGGCGGTGGTGCTGTTCATCATCCTCGCCGGGATCGCCTACATCAAACCCGACAACTACACCCCGTTCATTCCGGAGGGGGAACCCACCTCGGAGGGCGGTCCCGCGCTGCACCAGTCGCTGCTGTCCCTGGTGCTCGGTGGTGAGTCCAGCACCTTCGGGGTATACGGGTTGCTGGCGGGCGCGTCGATCGTGTTCTTCGCCTTCATCGGGTTCGACGTGGTCGCCACCACCGCGGAGGAGACCCGTGACCCGCAGCGCAACGCGCCACGCGGCATCCTCGGGTCGGTGCTGATCACCACCGTGCTCTACGTGGGCGTCTCGCTGGTGCTGACCGGCATGGTGAACTACACCCGGCTGGCCACCGGTCCCGACGGGCAGAGCGCCACGCTCGCCACCGCTTTCGAGGTCAACGGGGTGGACTGGGCCGCCACGCTGATCTCGGTGGGAGCGCTGATCGGTCTCATCACCGTGGTCATGGTGCTGCTGCTGGGGCAGACCAGGGTGCTGTTCGCCATGGCCAGGGACGGCCTGCTGCCGCGCGGGCTGGCCAAGACCGACCCGAACCGGGGGACTCCGGTGCGCACCACCGTGCTGGTCGGTGGGGCCGTGTTCGTCGCGTCCGGCTTCTTCTCCTTCTCGAGCCTGGCCGAGATGGTCAACATCGGCACCCTGTTCGCGTTCATCCTGGTATCGATCGGGGTGATCGTGCTGCGGCGGAAACGTCCCGACCTGCCGCGCGGTTTCCGGGCTCCCCTGGTTCCGCTGGTTCCGGTCCTGGCAGTGCTGGCCTGCCTGTGGCTGATGATCAACCTGACCGCCTTCACCTGGATCAGGTTCATGATCTGGATGGTCGCGGGTGTGGTCATCTACGTGCTCTACAGCCGTACCCACTCGGTGCTCGGGCAGCGGGAGAAGGCCGACAACCTCCCCGACTGAGGCCGAGATCGTGTGCGTGCCAGCTGCTGGGCTGGTTGCGTGGCGGAACCTCACGGGCCGTCTCGCCGCGGGATCCTCGACGTCGAGTAGTTACTACGCCACGTCGAGGCTGTCCTCGCGAGACGACCCGTGAGACCCCGCGGCGGTGCGGCCCGTGGGAGTGGTCGGAGCGCGACTACTCGTCGGCGCTGGTCTCCCGGCGATCTCGTGGGAAATAGAGGGAGCTGGGGCCACACCGCCGTATTGGGGTCATTGTGCTGGGCGCGGCGATCTCTCGCGAAATCGCCGCGCCTCTCGGCTCACTGGCTCGACGGACGCAGGGTGGGACCGCGTTCCCAAGGGGGAGTCATGCCGGGCAGGTCGATGATCTCCGGCGGTTCGGCGGCCCGGTGCTCGGCTGAGCCGTTCCCCGTTCCGCCCGTCTCGTGGTCCGCCGGGGGGTCGGCGACCGCTGTGCCGGCCCGTTCCTCCTGCTTCCTCCCGCCGCTGTCCGGGGCCGGCGGACGCGAGGTCGCCGGGGCCTCCCCGGGATGGGGGTTCACCGGGTCCCCGTCGGAGTTCTCAGTGCGTTGTGCCCTGCCGTTGCGCGGTGTTCCCACCGGCTCGGCCATCGTCGTGCGCAGCGGCAGGTTCGTCCCCCGGGCGGGCACCTCCAGGGCGGCCGCCATCGACACGGCCCTGTCCCACTCGGGGTCGCCGCTGTACTCCGAGTGCAGCAGTAGCCCCGCCATCCAGCGCCGCTGTTCGAACGGACCGCGTTGCGGATCTGGCAGCCAGTGGTCGCCGCCGAGCACCAGAGCGCCGGTCGGGCCACGCGCGGCGGCGGGCAGCGGTCCCTCGCTGCCGTCGGGCCGGAACCCCACACCGAGCAGCTTGCCGTCGTGGACCTGCCGGTTCCACGTGCTCACGGCTCCACCGATCGGATCGGTACCGCGGCACAGCGAGCGCCAGCGCCCCGCCAGCGAGCCCGCCAGCGAGCGCTGCGCCCCGTGGCCGAGGAAACCGGGGAACCCGCGGGCGTAGGCCCACTGCAGCTGGGAACCGGCCGTGACGAGACCGACCCGCTCGCGGTCCTGCTCCTCCAGCTGGCCGAGCAGCCTCGCGGCCGCCACGGAGACCAGCAGGCTCCCCTGGCTGTGCCCGGAGAGCACCACCCGGGTGTTGGGTTCCGAGAGGTGCTCGCACGCCCGGTTGACCAGTTCGGGGATGACCTTCAGGGCGTAGCACGGCGGAACGACCGGGTGCGCCTCACGTGGCCAGAACAGCGTCAGATCGCACAGCAGGCTCAACTGCCGTGCCGAGTTGGGACGGCGCACCGCCAGGTAGACCATCCGCAGCAGCGTCGCGGCCAGCGTGGCCAGCGCCCCGACCCCCAGCAGCGTCAACCAGCGGCTCCAGGCGGGAGGTTCGTTGCTTCCCAGGCGCACCGCCAGTGCCAGGACCGCTCCACCGGCCAGGGCTCCGGCCAACACCAGCACCAGGCGGTGACCGTGGACCCGTTGCAGTTCGGCCCATTTCCACGCCCGTTCGGCGCTGCGCTGGTCGGCGGGACGACCGGCGTGCAGCAGCTCCACTTCGGGCGAGACGCTGTCGGTGCGCACCGCGCGCCACCACCGAAACCAGGCCCAGGGGGCCACGAAGAGCCCCGCCAGCACGAGCGCTGCCGTCGCCGAGCCCCACAGCAGCGTCACCGTGTCGTAGGAGACCGGCAGCAGCAGTTCGTCGCCCAGCGCCTGACGGGCGCTCAGCGTCACCCCCGCTCCGAACCCGGCGCCGAGCAGGCAGGCGATCAGTAGCACGGGCGCGGCGAACCAGCCACCCGCCCACGGGCGCAGCCTGGCGGGGAGGCGGTGCCAGGAGTCGCGCGCCAGCAGCGCCGCCGGAACCAGCACCGCTCCCACGCAGCCGCAGAGCACCAGCAGCGCGAGGGTAAGCGAGTCGGTGACCTCGCCCGAACCGGGGAGCGGGCCGGACAGCGAGTCCGGGGCCACGGCGGTGGCCAGCACCAGCAGTCCGCCGAGCGTGAGCAGCACGACCCGCGTGTGGTGCCCCAGCAGCAGGTTCACCGCACGGGTGAGTCCGCTCTCGGGGGACCGCGTCGCCGAACCGGTGGGGTCGTCCAGCAGGGCCGTTCCCAGCACGCACAGCGCGGTCAGCGCGGCCGCGGCCACCCAGCGCGGATCCGTACCCGCCGAGGGGCCTCCCAGCGCCAGCAGCACCGTCGTGCACAGTCCCGCCACCGCGTGCAGCGTCCGCAGGGCGGGGGTGGCCGGATCGCGCACCACGCCGCTTCCCGGGAGCTTCGGCGCCTGCGCGGTCTGCCCGGTCTCCGGGCTCAGCGGAGTGCGTACGCGCCACGACATCGCGGAGAGGCGGTACATGCCGACCACGACGCCCACCACGAAGACGAAGGCCGGGATCGAGCGCAGTTGTTCCACCGCGCGGAGCCCCTCCGGGACCACGCCCAGGCACCCGGCTCCCGGGCGCAGGCACTGGGCGGCCAGCAGGTCCAGGCTCAGCACCGTCAGGTGGGCGGTGAACAGCATCGTCAGCAGGAGCGCCGCCAGTCGCAGCCCCGCGCGCAGCAGCGCGCCCAGCGCGAGCGAGGAGCGGCGCGCCGGGTCGCTCGGCGGCAGCATCCAGTGCGCCATGTTCGCCAGCGCGAAGGGGAACAGCAGCGCCCAGAGCGCCTTTCCGCCACCGGAGGTCATCCCGCCCCAGACGTATCCCTCGACCGAGCGCGGGACGGTTCGTTCCCCCGCGTTGAGGTCGGGGCCGGGGACGGGGCGCAGCAGCCGGTCCGCCGGGCTGACGATCCGCCCGAGACCGTCCCCGGCCACGTCCACCGAGGCCACCGAGTCGGTCAGGTCCCGGGGCTCGGTTCCGAGGACGCCGTGTACCCGCAGCTCGACCACGCGAGTGTCCGGCCCGGGTACGTGCACTGTTCCTCCTGCGGGTCGTCGGAAGCGACGGGTGCGCCCCTCCACCGGCTCCGCCGGAACTCGGTGAGTCCGTTCACGACGGTCCCGAGGTCCCAGCTTCGTGCGGGAGCGGCACCCGGTTGCCTTCCGATTGTCTCTTCTCGACGGTCTCGTTGCGACCGTCTTCCCGAGATTGTCCCCATAGCGGGGAAGTCCCGGGAGATCGGTGCGGGTTCAGCGCAGCTGGACCGGTTCACGGTGGCTGGGCCGAACAGCCGGTGCGGTGCTCGTACGGCTCGGAGGGGCGCCGTCTCGACGACCTTCGGGTGGGTGCCTCGGGCCGGTGCGGTGACGGGCTGCGTAGGGTCTGCACCCATGGGGCGGCTGATCGTGATCGAAGGACTGGACGGGGCGGGGAAACAGACCCTGGCCGGTGCGTTGACCTCGGAACTGGAGTCCAGGGGGTTGTCGGTGGGCCGGGTGGCCTTCCCCCGGTACGGGGAGGACGTGCACGCCGATCTCGTGGCCGAGGCGCTCCGCGGCGCACACGGTGACCTGGCTGACTCGGTGTACGGCATGGCCGTGCTCTACGCGCTGGACCGGCAGCGCTCCGCGGCGTGGCTGCGGGCTGAGCTCGCCGACCACGACGTGCTGCTGCTGGACCGCTACGTGGCGTCCAACGCCGCCTACGGTGCCGCGCGGCTGTGGCAGCACGCCGACGGTGAGTTCGCCTCCTGGGCCTACCAGCTGGAGGTGACCCGCTTCGGACTGCCCGAGCCGGAGTTGCAGATCCTGCTGAGCGTCCCGAGCGAGGTCGCGGCCGAGCGGGCCGAGCGGCGGGAGCGTTCCGGAGCGGGCGACGGCAGGGACAGGTTCGAGTCCGACGCCGGGCTGCAGGAGCGCTGTGCCGTGGTCTACCGGGAACTCGCCGAGATGTCCTGGTGGTCGCCCTGGCACGTCGTCGAGGACGCGGTCACCACCGATCCGAGCGCGCTGGCCGATCGGGTGCTCGCCTGACCTACTCCGGCGTAGTGCTCCGTTCGGCGGTATCGGGTCCACCGCGCTGGGCAGTGATCCGACGACCTGCGGTGATGATTGCCGGGTGGTGCTTGTCCTCGCGTTGCCAAGTGCAACCATGTGGGGCATGAAGTCACGCGTGCTCGTGGTGGACGACGACCCGGCTCTGGCGGAGATGCTGACCATCGTACTCCGCGGTGAGGGGTTCGATACCGCCGTCGTCAACGACGGCACCAAGGCGATGCCCGCGTTGCGTGAGCTCAAACCCGACCTGGTGCTGCTCGACCTGATGCTGCCGGGCATGAACGGCATCGACGTGTGCAAGGCCATCCGCGCGGAGTCGATGGTCCCCGTTGTCATGCTCACCGCGAAGAGTGACACCGTTGACGTGGTGCTCGGACTGGAGTCCGGGGCCGACGACTACATCGTCAAACCGTTCAAGCCGAAGGAACTGGTGGCCCGGCTGCGGGTGCGGTTGCGCCGTACCGAGGCGGAACCGGCCGAGGTGCTCTCCATCGGTGACCTGACGGTCGACGTCCCCGGGCACGAGGTCACGCGCGACGGAGTCCCGATCTCGCTCACGCCGCTGGAGTTCGACCTGCTGGTCGCGCTCGCGCGTAAGCCACGTCAGGTCTTCACCCGCGAGGTGTTACTCGAACAGGTGTGGGGTTACCGCCACGCCGCCGACACCCGGCTGGTCAACGTGCACGTGCAGCGGCTCCGGTCGAAGATCGAGAAGGACCCCGAGCACCCGGAGGTCGTGCTCACGGTCCGGGGGGTCGGTTACAAGGCCGGTCCGCCATGACCTCCGCACCGGGTGATCGGCTCTACTGGGCAGGACGGATGGGGTGAACAGCGAGGAGCATCCCGTCGGCGCCGAGCGCCCGCTCGCGGTTCGTGTCCGCGAGGAGCTGCGCGGGCGCTGGCACCAGTTCGAAACCACCTGGCGGCGCTCGATGCAGCTGCGCGTCGTCGTCAGCACCCTCGCCCTCTCCTCGGCGGTCGTCTTCGTGCTCGGCATGGTGCTGCAGACGCAGATAACCAACAGGCTGCTGGAGAACAAGGAGCGGGCCGCGATCCAGCAGGTCGATCGGCAGAACCTGCCGGTGCTGGAACAGCAGCTGACCGCGGTGGACCCCAACGCCGACGAGGTCGGCGAGCAGCTCGAGGCCGCGCTGAACCGCCTGACCACCACGGCGGCCGAGCAGACCGAGAGCGACTCGGTCGCCGGGACCTACGAACCCGTCCTGGTGGACGGCCACGCCATCGCCGAGGACGGCGCACCGCCCTCGGCGGGGCCGGTCGACAGCGTTCCGGAGTCACTGCGCAGGCTCGTCGAGCAGGACCAGTTCGCCATCCAGATCGAGACCGTCAACGACGGCGGCAGCAGGGTCACCATGCTCGTCATCGGCAGCCCGGCCGGAACCGCCACCCGCCCGCTGCAGGCCTACTTCCTGTTCCCGCTGGAGTCGGAGCGGCGCACTCTGCAGGTGGTGCAGAGCACCCTGCTGGTGGGTGGCCTCGTGCTGCTCGTGCTGCTCGGCGCGATCACCAATCTGGTCACCCGTCAGGTGGTGCGCCCGGTGCGCCAGGCCGCGCAGACCGCCGAACGGCTCGCCGCGGGCAACCTCGACGAACGGATGCGGGTGATCGGTGAGGACGACATGGCGCGGCTGGCCGACTCGTTCAACGAGATGGCCGACAGCCTCAAGCAGCAGATCCAGCAGCTGGAGGAGTTCGGCCAGCTCCAGCGGCGGTTCACCTCCGACGTCTCGCACGAGCTGCGTACCCCGCTGACCACCGTTCGGATGGCCGCCGACGTGCTGCACGCCTCCCGTGACGACCTCCCGGACGGTCTGGAACGCTCCGCCGAGCTGCTCGTCGACGAGCTGGACAGGTTCGAGTCCCTGCTCGGGGACCTGTTGGAGATCTCCCGGCTCGACGCGGGGGTGGCCGACCTGTCCACCGAGTCGCTCGACGTGCCCGACCTGGTGCGCCGCGTCATGGAGTCGCTGCTGCCCATCGCCCAGACGGGCGGGGTCGAGCTGCGCGGCCATTTTCCGGCCGAGGAGGTCAGCATTCTCGCGGACGCCCGCCGGGTCGAACGCATCGTGCGCAATCTCGTGGCCAACGCCATCGACCACGCGGAGGGGCGTCCGGTGGACATCACCTTCGGGCAGAACGAGCGTGCCGTGGCGGTCACGGTTCGCGACTACGGGGTCGGGCTGCGCCCGGGTGAGGCCGAGCTGGTGTTCACCAGGTTCTGGCGCGCCGATCCCTCGCGGGACCGCCAGACCGGAGGTACCGGGCTCGGGCTGTCCATCGCC
The nucleotide sequence above comes from Actinopolyspora erythraea. Encoded proteins:
- a CDS encoding Trm112 family protein gives rise to the protein MSVAIDPELREILVCPCPRNAPLEDGLPGDPDAEYLTCASCGRGFPVRDGIPVLLLEEAVPGPEVDPAPDESGEG
- a CDS encoding SIS domain-containing protein; amino-acid sequence: MTTVLDDSVLEDQQRLFELDTRGLLRTAALAGAQVRSAASSAEEAGLDDLAGYKPRALVLLSTAGAGPAACGLLAAELGPSCQVPVVVTEAMPSWIGPLDVVFAHAADGGDTVLAESLELATRRGATVVLAAPDEGPVAAAAAGRAKLISPRIPVPEPLGLAHVFTAGLRVLTALGLLTADTDALADALDEQAERSHPGREISENPAKTLALRLADRVPLLWGVDEVATAVARHGAFVLGCYAGMPCDVTSYRQAVNREALYGAAAAVGGEADLFADPEEAGSGLRVVLLSTREDERGGLAERAAVAGLPGADVLAPTESQEGGGVRSSLSLAVGFDMAAVYIGLASDSLNGHGRPTPVAR
- the manA gene encoding mannose-6-phosphate isomerase, class I, with the translated sequence MELLRNAVRPYAWGSRTAIAELLGRPVPAPHPEAELWMGAHPGDSSRLLCQDGSEVSLVRLLDAEPTHQLGRACTDIWGNRLPYLMKVLAADEPLSLQAHPSAEQAADGFAREEALDVPRSAPDRNYPDPTAKPELICALTEFHALAGFRAAEATVRLLHQLDVPSLRGHVRLLAAQPDRDGLRALFTTWITLPEENLRALIPDLLRACAEYVRSGGEFVEECRTVLELGEAYPNDAGVLASLLLNRIVLRPGEAIYLSPGNLHAYLRGTGVEILANSDNILRCGLTPKHVDVAELLKVLDFANGEMRVLTGERRGTNLTVYRTEADEFELSRVEWHSGDHAGVLLDSAGPQILLCTEGSVRLSPTPGGVGSNGNGDHNGHAGGARELELTRGDSVWLAASDPCVLAQPLGEAHERVQLFRAAPGAV
- a CDS encoding amino acid permease produces the protein MPGSGIWRTKTVEQSILDTDEPDTRLRKNLGTWDLIVFGVSVVIGAGIFTLTAQVAGDTSGPAVSLAFVLAAIACALAALCYAEFASTVPVAGSAYTYSYATFGEFLAWIIGWDLILEFSIAASAVAKSWSSYLEQVASGVGLAVDTKLPLGPLQFDWGAMLLVAVLIAVLITGTKLSARVSMVITSIKVAVVLFIILAGIAYIKPDNYTPFIPEGEPTSEGGPALHQSLLSLVLGGESSTFGVYGLLAGASIVFFAFIGFDVVATTAEETRDPQRNAPRGILGSVLITTVLYVGVSLVLTGMVNYTRLATGPDGQSATLATAFEVNGVDWAATLISVGALIGLITVVMVLLLGQTRVLFAMARDGLLPRGLAKTDPNRGTPVRTTVLVGGAVFVASGFFSFSSLAEMVNIGTLFAFILVSIGVIVLRRKRPDLPRGFRAPLVPLVPVLAVLACLWLMINLTAFTWIRFMIWMVAGVVIYVLYSRTHSVLGQREKADNLPD
- a CDS encoding membrane protein translates to MHVPGPDTRVVELRVHGVLGTEPRDLTDSVASVDVAGDGLGRIVSPADRLLRPVPGPDLNAGERTVPRSVEGYVWGGMTSGGGKALWALLFPFALANMAHWMLPPSDPARRSSLALGALLRAGLRLAALLLTMLFTAHLTVLSLDLLAAQCLRPGAGCLGVVPEGLRAVEQLRSIPAFVFVVGVVVGMYRLSAMSWRVRTPLSPETGQTAQAPKLPGSGVVRDPATPALRTLHAVAGLCTTVLLALGGPSAGTDPRWVAAAALTALCVLGTALLDDPTGSATRSPESGLTRAVNLLLGHHTRVVLLTLGGLLVLATAVAPDSLSGPLPGSGEVTDSLTLALLVLCGCVGAVLVPAALLARDSWHRLPARLRPWAGGWFAAPVLLIACLLGAGFGAGVTLSARQALGDELLLPVSYDTVTLLWGSATAALVLAGLFVAPWAWFRWWRAVRTDSVSPEVELLHAGRPADQRSAERAWKWAELQRVHGHRLVLVLAGALAGGAVLALAVRLGSNEPPAWSRWLTLLGVGALATLAATLLRMVYLAVRRPNSARQLSLLCDLTLFWPREAHPVVPPCYALKVIPELVNRACEHLSEPNTRVVLSGHSQGSLLVSVAAARLLGQLEEQDRERVGLVTAGSQLQWAYARGFPGFLGHGAQRSLAGSLAGRWRSLCRGTDPIGGAVSTWNRQVHDGKLLGVGFRPDGSEGPLPAAARGPTGALVLGGDHWLPDPQRGPFEQRRWMAGLLLHSEYSGDPEWDRAVSMAAALEVPARGTNLPLRTTMAEPVGTPRNGRAQRTENSDGDPVNPHPGEAPATSRPPAPDSGGRKQEERAGTAVADPPADHETGGTGNGSAEHRAAEPPEIIDLPGMTPPWERGPTLRPSSQ
- a CDS encoding dTMP kinase, producing the protein MGRLIVIEGLDGAGKQTLAGALTSELESRGLSVGRVAFPRYGEDVHADLVAEALRGAHGDLADSVYGMAVLYALDRQRSAAWLRAELADHDVLLLDRYVASNAAYGAARLWQHADGEFASWAYQLEVTRFGLPEPELQILLSVPSEVAAERAERRERSGAGDGRDRFESDAGLQERCAVVYRELAEMSWWSPWHVVEDAVTTDPSALADRVLA
- the mtrA gene encoding MtrAB system response regulator MtrA, producing MKSRVLVVDDDPALAEMLTIVLRGEGFDTAVVNDGTKAMPALRELKPDLVLLDLMLPGMNGIDVCKAIRAESMVPVVMLTAKSDTVDVVLGLESGADDYIVKPFKPKELVARLRVRLRRTEAEPAEVLSIGDLTVDVPGHEVTRDGVPISLTPLEFDLLVALARKPRQVFTREVLLEQVWGYRHAADTRLVNVHVQRLRSKIEKDPEHPEVVLTVRGVGYKAGPP
- the mtrB gene encoding MtrAB system histidine kinase MtrB, with amino-acid sequence MQLRVVVSTLALSSAVVFVLGMVLQTQITNRLLENKERAAIQQVDRQNLPVLEQQLTAVDPNADEVGEQLEAALNRLTTTAAEQTESDSVAGTYEPVLVDGHAIAEDGAPPSAGPVDSVPESLRRLVEQDQFAIQIETVNDGGSRVTMLVIGSPAGTATRPLQAYFLFPLESERRTLQVVQSTLLVGGLVLLVLLGAITNLVTRQVVRPVRQAAQTAERLAAGNLDERMRVIGEDDMARLADSFNEMADSLKQQIQQLEEFGQLQRRFTSDVSHELRTPLTTVRMAADVLHASRDDLPDGLERSAELLVDELDRFESLLGDLLEISRLDAGVADLSTESLDVPDLVRRVMESLLPIAQTGGVELRGHFPAEEVSILADARRVERIVRNLVANAIDHAEGRPVDITFGQNERAVAVTVRDYGVGLRPGEAELVFTRFWRADPSRDRQTGGTGLGLSIAAEDARLHGGWLDAWGEPGQGSCFRLTLPRDSGERVEVSPLPLPSARSIAAPEALLAVPAEPSENDSVPPDEEQDRSGRGSAWFSETDEQEER